The following proteins come from a genomic window of Limosilactobacillus reuteri:
- a CDS encoding PFL family protein, producing MNSQQIYETSHMISNENLDVRTITMGISLLDCIDSDSTVACQKIYDKITTKAKNLVKVGQQIEAEYGIPIANKRVTVTPISLIAAASQDHDYVKYAKTLDRAAKTLGIDFIGGYSALVQKGYQTGDRTLIASLPEALAETDFVCASVNVGSTRSGINMDAVAQMGKVVVAGSKLDMMTNAKLVIFCNAVEDNPFMAGGFHGVGEPDVVINVGVSGPGVIKTALEKVKGESMDVVAETIKKTAFKVTRMGQLVGTVAAERLGVQFGIVDLSLAPTAAAGGSVAEVLEEIGVAQVGTHGTTAALAMLNDAVKKGGIMACSHVGGLSGAFIPVSEDAGMIKAVNAGTLNISKLEAMTAVCSVGLDMIAIPGDTPKETISAMIADEAAIGMINNKTTAVRVIPASGKKVGDTVEFGGLLGYAPVMAVNKAASTAMINRGGLIPAPIHSFKN from the coding sequence ATGAATTCACAACAAATTTATGAAACCAGCCACATGATTTCTAATGAAAACCTCGACGTGCGGACAATCACGATGGGAATTTCTTTACTTGATTGTATCGATAGTGATAGTACGGTTGCATGTCAAAAGATCTATGACAAAATTACGACAAAAGCAAAGAACCTTGTTAAAGTCGGCCAACAAATTGAAGCCGAATATGGAATTCCGATTGCTAACAAGCGAGTAACTGTTACTCCTATTTCCCTCATTGCCGCTGCTTCTCAAGACCACGACTATGTTAAATATGCTAAAACCTTAGACAGGGCTGCCAAAACATTAGGGATTGATTTTATCGGCGGGTACAGTGCTCTTGTTCAAAAGGGATACCAAACTGGTGACCGCACGTTAATCGCTTCCCTCCCTGAAGCATTGGCGGAAACTGATTTTGTTTGTGCATCAGTAAATGTTGGCTCTACTCGTAGCGGGATCAATATGGATGCCGTTGCACAAATGGGTAAAGTAGTCGTCGCTGGTTCAAAGCTTGATATGATGACAAATGCTAAACTAGTTATCTTTTGTAATGCTGTTGAAGATAATCCCTTCATGGCGGGCGGATTTCATGGTGTTGGTGAACCAGATGTAGTAATAAATGTTGGTGTTTCAGGACCTGGAGTTATCAAAACCGCCCTAGAAAAAGTTAAGGGCGAATCAATGGATGTCGTTGCCGAAACGATCAAGAAAACTGCCTTTAAGGTGACACGAATGGGTCAATTAGTAGGAACTGTTGCAGCTGAAAGACTGGGCGTTCAATTTGGGATCGTGGACCTTTCCCTCGCACCAACTGCTGCCGCTGGTGGTTCTGTTGCCGAAGTTTTAGAAGAAATCGGCGTTGCTCAGGTTGGAACTCATGGAACCACCGCTGCTCTAGCCATGTTAAACGATGCTGTGAAAAAAGGCGGTATTATGGCCTGCAGTCATGTTGGTGGTTTATCAGGCGCATTCATCCCCGTCTCTGAAGATGCTGGCATGATTAAGGCAGTTAACGCTGGAACGCTAAATATCTCTAAATTAGAAGCAATGACTGCGGTTTGTTCCGTTGGTCTTGATATGATTGCCATCCCTGGTGATACACCAAAAGAAACCATTAGCGCAATGATTGCTGATGAAGCGGCGATTGGAATGATTAATAATAAAACCACTGCTGTCCGCGTGATTCCCGCATCCGGCAAAAAAGTTGGTGATACGGTTGAATTCGGTGGTCTATTAGGATATGCCCCTGTAATGGCAGTCAATAAAGCCGCAAGTACCGCGATGATTAACCGTGGTGGACTTATTCCCGCTCCAATTCATAGTTTCAAAAATTAA
- a CDS encoding ACT domain-containing protein: protein MKAVVSVLGEDQVGIIAKVSTLLAQKQINILDVSQTIMDGNFVMMMSVMIPENLDSYQLTNEFTELGKEIGVEINLRNAKIYDAMHNL from the coding sequence ATGAAAGCTGTTGTATCTGTTCTAGGTGAAGACCAAGTTGGAATTATCGCTAAGGTAAGTACCCTTCTTGCCCAAAAACAAATTAATATTCTAGATGTTTCCCAAACAATTATGGATGGCAATTTCGTAATGATGATGTCTGTGATGATTCCTGAAAATCTTGATAGTTATCAATTAACTAATGAATTTACAGAACTCGGTAAAGAGATTGGCGTTGAAATTAACCTTAGAAATGCCAAAATTTACGATGCCATGCATAATCTTTAA
- a CDS encoding aldo/keto reductase, giving the protein MNQNLQPKIKLNNGHLIPQLGLGVWKASLAETQQMVKEAIINDYVLIDTAKQYGNEAVVGQGIQDGLKATGRERDSIFLTTKIFNGDQGDYDKIRQAVNEQLKKLQTNYVDLLLLHWPVNDKYNESWRALEDIYKDGQAKSIGVCNFNVERMTDLLDHAKIKPVINQIEFNPLIHQPKIVKFCRENDIQLEAWSPLGNGRLLSNDVIKQIADEHQKSPAQVILRWEIQQGFIVLTKTTHPQRMQENAEIFDFTLSPDEMKQIDKLDQEKHSIWYDKFKWSGNPDGVDDYIGKPGTF; this is encoded by the coding sequence ATGAATCAAAATCTACAACCAAAGATAAAATTAAACAACGGTCACCTTATCCCCCAACTTGGCTTAGGGGTCTGGAAAGCCTCACTTGCGGAAACACAGCAAATGGTTAAAGAAGCCATTATTAATGATTACGTCTTAATCGATACTGCTAAACAATATGGGAATGAAGCAGTTGTTGGTCAAGGAATTCAAGATGGTCTCAAGGCTACTGGCCGTGAACGTGATAGCATCTTTCTTACCACTAAAATTTTCAATGGTGATCAAGGAGATTATGATAAAATTCGACAAGCAGTGAATGAGCAATTAAAAAAGTTACAAACAAACTATGTCGACCTTCTCCTTCTTCATTGGCCAGTTAATGATAAATACAATGAAAGCTGGCGCGCGTTAGAAGATATTTACAAAGACGGTCAAGCAAAATCAATCGGTGTTTGCAATTTTAATGTCGAACGAATGACTGATTTGCTCGATCACGCCAAAATTAAACCAGTAATTAATCAAATTGAATTCAATCCCCTGATTCACCAGCCTAAGATTGTAAAGTTTTGTCGAGAAAATGATATTCAGCTTGAAGCCTGGTCGCCACTAGGTAATGGTCGTCTTCTTTCCAATGATGTTATTAAGCAAATCGCAGACGAGCACCAAAAGAGTCCGGCCCAAGTAATTCTTCGCTGGGAAATTCAGCAAGGCTTTATAGTTCTTACCAAGACTACTCATCCTCAACGTATGCAAGAAAATGCAGAAATTTTTGACTTTACCCTATCACCAGACGAAATGAAGCAAATCGACAAGTTAGATCAAGAAAAGCATTCTATCTGGTATGATAAGTTTAAATGGTCAGGAAATCCTGACGGTGTAGATGACTATATTGGTAAGCCGGGCACATTTTAG
- a CDS encoding cupin domain-containing protein: MAKNEHEVKNDLFGFGDKNVTFAKYFIGTSYLNGLVSPDDNIDVNVSNVNFEPGCRNNWHIHHDGFQILLVTAGEGWYQEEGKPAQLLKPGDVVAIHEGVKHWHGATKDSWFSHVAITKGTSEWCKEVDDATYNRLSD; encoded by the coding sequence ATGGCTAAGAATGAACATGAAGTAAAAAATGACCTTTTTGGTTTCGGTGATAAGAACGTTACGTTTGCAAAATACTTTATTGGAACAAGTTATCTCAATGGGTTAGTATCTCCTGATGATAACATTGATGTAAATGTTTCAAACGTTAATTTTGAGCCCGGTTGCCGTAACAACTGGCATATTCACCATGATGGTTTCCAAATCTTATTAGTAACTGCTGGCGAGGGTTGGTATCAAGAAGAAGGCAAGCCAGCGCAATTGTTAAAACCCGGTGATGTTGTAGCAATTCATGAAGGTGTAAAGCACTGGCATGGAGCTACTAAGGATAGTTGGTTCTCTCATGTTGCTATTACGAAGGGAACTAGTGAATGGTGCAAAGAAGTAGATGACGCTACTTACAACCGCCTTTCTGATTAG
- a CDS encoding DUF441 domain-containing protein produces the protein MESWLFLALVLLIAIFGHNSSLIIATVVVMILKLIPYTAKWLPLIQHKGINWGVTVISVAILIPIATGQIGFNDLWAAFKTPAGWIAVGMGIAVAILSKYGVNQLAAVPQVTVALVLGTIIGVVAFKGIAAGPVIASGMTYCIVTLLNLHF, from the coding sequence ATGGAAAGCTGGCTTTTTTTAGCTTTAGTATTATTAATTGCAATCTTTGGTCATAACTCATCATTGATTATTGCCACGGTAGTAGTGATGATCCTGAAACTGATCCCTTATACCGCCAAATGGTTGCCCTTGATACAACATAAAGGAATTAATTGGGGTGTGACAGTGATTTCAGTTGCGATCTTAATTCCAATTGCGACTGGTCAAATTGGCTTTAATGATTTATGGGCTGCTTTTAAGACCCCTGCTGGCTGGATTGCAGTCGGCATGGGCATTGCAGTTGCCATCTTATCAAAGTATGGAGTCAACCAGTTGGCAGCTGTTCCTCAAGTCACGGTTGCCTTAGTCCTTGGAACGATTATTGGAGTGGTTGCGTTTAAGGGAATTGCTGCCGGTCCAGTTATCGCGAGTGGGATGACATATTGTATTGTAACGCTATTGAATTTGCATTTTTAA
- a CDS encoding CopY/TcrY family copper transport repressor — MNINLEITPAEWQIMRVVWSLRQTTSSQIIEILQKKVDWKPATIKTLLRRLVDKKALSATRQGRGFIYEPLVPEQQTMDQAADNLFNNICERHVGSTLEHVINNVTLSKDDIAKLQELLASKATDSPDHVKCNCIPDMQMNC, encoded by the coding sequence ATGAATATTAATTTAGAAATAACTCCCGCTGAATGGCAAATTATGCGGGTGGTTTGGAGTCTAAGGCAAACGACCAGTAGCCAAATTATTGAAATTTTACAGAAAAAAGTTGACTGGAAACCGGCAACGATTAAGACTTTACTTCGACGCCTGGTTGATAAAAAAGCCTTATCTGCCACCCGTCAAGGACGTGGATTTATCTATGAGCCCTTAGTTCCCGAACAGCAAACAATGGACCAAGCGGCGGACAACCTATTTAATAATATTTGTGAACGACATGTTGGAAGCACCCTTGAACATGTGATCAATAATGTAACCCTTAGCAAGGATGATATTGCTAAGCTACAAGAATTATTGGCAAGCAAAGCAACTGATTCACCGGATCACGTCAAATGTAACTGTATTCCTGATATGCAGATGAACTGCTAA
- a CDS encoding hemolysin family protein: MNGLWDSYWFKLIIIILILLLAALFTLLEYSVVKVRPSELKELRQTRKVKRAEHMVANLNEYLSTAQVGVTMTSLVLGWLGDEFITDLLLKINIIPHDVLQAIAPVIGVLIFTFFHAVFTDLVPKNMAIDRPVPILLSIVHPVQFFHTVFYPFVWLFAVVAAAITKMLGYNVQPEEDTYSQNEIMTLSQQSEKAGEMDKEDVIFMQRAFEMNDKVAEDIMIDRTQLAVIDITASIEDAAKLYFEKKFTRFPVVANNDKDHILGYIFAYDIMRQNQINPQQSVRTIMRRIPIVYENEQLTNVLAEMMKKQVPIVVVQDEYGGTSGIITDKDIYEELFGTVGEEIDHATSDMIEKKDPDSKGNPTFEVSGKMPLDDFERYFDTNIEQFDNSEVTTLTGFFLERQYDLKVGQPIRVDNFSFTPLDLKNAYVNKFKVVYIKPKKKKPSADEDQNKEK; encoded by the coding sequence ATGAATGGTTTATGGGATTCATATTGGTTTAAATTAATTATCATTATTTTGATTTTGCTGTTAGCTGCTTTATTTACACTGCTGGAGTATTCAGTTGTTAAAGTGCGGCCTAGTGAGTTAAAGGAGCTCCGGCAAACGCGAAAAGTCAAGCGCGCAGAACACATGGTAGCAAATCTTAATGAGTACCTATCAACAGCTCAAGTCGGGGTTACGATGACTTCTTTAGTTTTAGGTTGGTTAGGTGATGAATTTATCACAGATCTGTTGCTAAAGATTAATATTATTCCGCATGATGTTCTTCAAGCGATTGCACCAGTTATCGGTGTTTTAATTTTTACATTCTTCCACGCGGTATTTACTGATTTAGTTCCTAAAAATATGGCGATTGATCGACCGGTACCAATTCTATTGTCAATTGTTCACCCGGTACAATTCTTCCATACTGTTTTTTATCCCTTCGTTTGGTTATTTGCGGTAGTCGCTGCGGCAATTACGAAAATGTTAGGATATAATGTTCAGCCAGAAGAAGACACGTACTCACAAAATGAAATTATGACCTTATCCCAACAATCAGAAAAAGCTGGGGAAATGGATAAGGAAGACGTTATCTTCATGCAACGAGCTTTTGAAATGAATGATAAAGTTGCTGAGGATATTATGATTGATCGGACACAGTTAGCGGTTATTGATATTACGGCTTCAATTGAAGATGCAGCCAAACTTTATTTTGAAAAGAAATTCACGCGTTTCCCAGTTGTTGCTAATAATGACAAGGACCACATTCTTGGTTATATTTTTGCATATGATATTATGCGGCAAAACCAAATCAACCCGCAACAATCAGTTCGCACAATCATGCGCCGAATTCCAATCGTTTACGAAAATGAACAACTCACCAATGTCCTTGCTGAGATGATGAAAAAACAAGTGCCAATTGTTGTTGTCCAAGACGAATATGGTGGTACTTCTGGGATCATTACTGATAAGGACATTTATGAAGAATTATTCGGAACAGTTGGCGAAGAAATTGATCATGCTACCTCTGACATGATTGAAAAGAAAGATCCTGATAGCAAGGGTAATCCTACTTTCGAAGTTTCTGGTAAGATGCCATTAGATGATTTTGAACGTTACTTTGATACAAACATCGAGCAATTTGATAACTCTGAAGTAACAACCTTAACTGGATTCTTCCTTGAACGGCAGTATGACTTAAAAGTCGGACAACCAATTAGAGTTGATAATTTCTCATTTACACCTCTTGATTTAAAGAATGCCTATGTTAATAAATTCAAGGTAGTTTACATTAAGCCTAAAAAGAAGAAACCATCAGCTGATGAGGATCAAAACAAAGAAAAATAG
- a CDS encoding IS5-like element ISLpl3 family transposase (programmed frameshift), whose amino-acid sequence MTTPKRYELEDAQWDRIKGYFPPYRTGRPSSLDNRTALNAILWLMRSGAPWRDLPERYGSWKTVYSRFRAWVSSNLFEQVFLKLIDDPDMENLSLDSTIVRAHQKATGGKKNAECMVENQAIGLSRGGRTTKIHALVDGLGNPLGFRLTGGQVHDSQVASELLEGFDISQSNIIADKAYGTAKLRQYIKDKAAVYTIPPKENTKDKWTCDYHVYCERHLIENFFNQLKNFRRIATRYDKLAHVYLATVYIASICILLK is encoded by the exons ATGACAACACCTAAACGATACGAACTGGAAGATGCTCAGTGGGACCGAATCAAAGGATACTTCCCACCATACCGGACTGGCCGTCCATCAAGCCTAGACAACCGTACCGCCCTCAACGCTATCCTCTGGCTCATGCGCAGCGGGGCTCCTTGGCGTGATCTACCTGAACGCTATGGCTCTTGGAAAACGGTGTATAGTCGCTTCCGAGCCTGGGTAAGTTCAAACTTGTTCGAACAGGTTTTTCTCAAATTGATTGACGATCCCGACATGGAAAACTTGAGCTTAGATTCAACGATCGTTCGAGCGCATCAAAAGGCCACTGGGG GCAAAAAAAACGCCGAATGTATGGTCGAAAATCAAGCTATTGGACTAAGTCGAGGTGGCCGAACGACCAAGATTCACGCACTCGTTGACGGATTAGGGAATCCCTTGGGTTTTCGCCTAACAGGTGGTCAAGTACATGATAGCCAAGTTGCCAGTGAGTTGCTGGAAGGCTTCGATATTTCTCAATCAAATATTATCGCGGATAAAGCCTATGGCACCGCGAAACTTCGCCAGTATATTAAAGATAAAGCAGCCGTCTATACCATTCCGCCAAAGGAAAATACCAAAGACAAGTGGACCTGTGATTACCACGTTTATTGTGAGCGCCATTTGATTGAGAACTTCTTCAATCAGTTGAAGAACTTTCGTAGGATTGCAACGCGTTATGATAAGCTCGCTCATGTTTATCTGGCTACGGTTTACATTGCCTCAATTTGCATCTTACTTAAGTAG